From Bacteroidota bacterium, a single genomic window includes:
- the folB gene encoding dihydroneopterin aldolase: MGLIQLEGMEFYAFHGCFKEERIVGNHFMVNVTLETDMSTAAKTDNIEDALNYQKVYEIVKSEMAVKSKLLENVANRIINALYDKFPAIEKCSVKVSKINPPIGGKMEKVSICLTRCAKN; encoded by the coding sequence ATGGGATTAATTCAACTTGAAGGAATGGAGTTTTACGCTTTTCACGGGTGTTTTAAAGAAGAGCGCATTGTAGGCAATCATTTTATGGTCAATGTGACCCTTGAAACCGATATGAGCACAGCTGCAAAAACAGATAATATAGAAGATGCCCTTAACTATCAAAAAGTATATGAAATAGTGAAATCCGAAATGGCGGTCAAATCCAAACTCCTTGAGAATGTGGCCAACAGGATCATAAATGCCCTTTATGATAAATTTCCTGCCATTGAAAAATGTAGTGTGAAAGTATCGAAAATCAACCCTCCCATTGGGGGAAAAATGGAAAAAGTAAGTATCTGCTTAACTCGTTGCGCTAAAAATTAG